A genome region from Nocardioides cynanchi includes the following:
- a CDS encoding F0F1 ATP synthase subunit gamma, giving the protein MAVSLREYRARIKSVESTKKITRAMELIAASRIIKAQQRAQQAAPYARELTRAVQALVTYSNVDHPLTTEPENPRRAAVLIVTSDRGLAGAYSSSVLKESERLAERLREEGKEVVTYISGRKGEAYYRFRGRPVAQTWTGFSDQPRYENAREIGESLIEAFTLDEGDADKVDEVHLVYTQFRSMLVQEPHSVRMLPMEIVESDEAPAKDEVLPLYEFEPSAQEVLNALLPKYVQSRIFFALLQASASELAARQRAMKSATDNAEELIKKYTRIANQARQAGITQEISEIVGGVNALADANAASD; this is encoded by the coding sequence ATGGCCGTATCGCTGCGTGAGTACCGCGCCCGGATCAAGTCGGTCGAGTCGACCAAGAAGATCACCCGCGCCATGGAGCTCATCGCTGCGTCCCGGATCATCAAGGCGCAGCAGCGGGCTCAGCAGGCCGCGCCGTACGCCCGCGAGCTGACCCGGGCGGTCCAGGCCCTGGTGACCTACTCCAACGTCGACCACCCGCTGACCACCGAGCCGGAGAACCCGCGCCGGGCTGCCGTGCTGATCGTGACCAGCGACCGCGGTCTGGCCGGCGCCTACTCCTCGAGCGTGCTCAAGGAGTCCGAGCGGCTGGCCGAGCGACTGCGGGAGGAGGGCAAGGAGGTCGTCACCTACATCTCCGGACGCAAGGGTGAGGCCTACTACCGGTTCCGCGGCCGCCCCGTGGCGCAGACCTGGACCGGGTTCTCCGACCAGCCGCGCTACGAGAACGCCCGGGAGATCGGTGAGTCCCTGATCGAGGCGTTCACCCTCGACGAGGGCGACGCCGACAAGGTCGACGAGGTCCACCTCGTCTACACGCAGTTCCGATCGATGCTGGTGCAGGAGCCGCACTCGGTGCGGATGCTGCCCATGGAGATCGTCGAGAGCGACGAGGCGCCGGCCAAGGACGAGGTGCTCCCGCTCTACGAGTTCGAGCCGTCGGCCCAGGAGGTGCTCAACGCGCTGCTGCCGAAGTACGTGCAGAGCCGGATCTTCTTCGCCCTGCTCCAGGCCTCGGCCTCAGAGCTCGCGGCCCGCCAGCGGGCGATGAAGTCCGCGACCGACAACGCCGAAGAGCTGATCAAGAAGTACACCCGCATCGCCAACCAGGCTCGGCAGGCGGGCATCACCCAGGAAATCAGCGAGATCGTCGGTGGCGTGAACGCGCTCGCCGACGCGAACGCCGCCAGCGACTGA
- the atpA gene encoding F0F1 ATP synthase subunit alpha, producing the protein MTELTIRPEEIRDALTKYVEDFKPEAASKEEVGTVAQCADGIARVAGLPSAMANELLEFEDGTLGIALNLDTREIGVVVLGDYDKIEEGQTVRRTGEILSVPVGDAFMGRVIDPLGTPIDGLGEIESDERRALELQAPGVMLRQSVSEPLATGIKAIDALTPIGRGQRQLIIGDRSTGKTTIAIDTIINQKQNWETGDPDQQVRCIYVAIGQKGSTIAAVRGALEEAGALEYTTIVASPASDSAGFKYLAPYTGSAIGQHWMYDGKHVLIVFDDLTKQAEAYRAVSLLLRRPPGREAYPGDVFYLHSRLLERCAKLSDAMGAGSMTGLPIIETKANDVSAYIPTNVISITDGQIFLQSDLFAANQRPAIDVGVSVSRVGGAAMTKAMKSVTGSLKVDLAQFRAMEAFAMFASDLDAASRQQLDRGQRLMALLKQPQYSPYPLAQMTASLWLGTSGKLDKVPTDDVLRFEQEFLDFLKRSHEGVLDTITESKKFEEGTEKDLESAYDEFLDQFETSEGHSIKVGTEAKVDPVEDDELEQEQIVKQKKG; encoded by the coding sequence ATGACGGAGCTCACGATCCGTCCGGAGGAGATCCGCGACGCGCTGACGAAGTACGTCGAGGACTTCAAGCCCGAGGCTGCCAGCAAGGAGGAGGTCGGCACGGTTGCCCAGTGCGCCGACGGCATCGCCCGCGTGGCCGGTCTCCCCTCGGCCATGGCCAACGAGCTGCTGGAGTTCGAGGACGGCACCCTCGGCATCGCCCTGAACCTCGACACCCGCGAGATCGGCGTCGTCGTCCTCGGTGACTACGACAAGATCGAGGAGGGCCAGACGGTCCGCCGTACCGGCGAGATCCTCTCGGTCCCGGTCGGCGACGCGTTCATGGGCCGGGTCATCGACCCCCTCGGCACCCCCATCGACGGTCTGGGCGAGATCGAGTCCGACGAGCGTCGCGCCCTGGAGCTCCAGGCTCCCGGCGTGATGCTGCGCCAGTCGGTGAGCGAGCCGCTGGCCACCGGCATCAAGGCGATCGACGCGCTGACCCCGATCGGTCGCGGCCAGCGCCAGCTGATCATCGGTGACCGCTCGACCGGCAAGACCACGATCGCGATCGACACGATCATCAACCAGAAGCAGAACTGGGAGACCGGCGACCCCGACCAGCAGGTCCGCTGCATCTACGTCGCGATCGGCCAGAAGGGCTCGACCATCGCCGCCGTCCGCGGTGCCCTGGAAGAGGCCGGTGCGCTGGAGTACACCACCATCGTGGCGTCCCCGGCCTCCGACAGCGCCGGGTTCAAGTACCTCGCCCCCTACACCGGGTCGGCCATCGGTCAGCACTGGATGTACGACGGCAAGCACGTCCTGATCGTGTTCGACGACCTCACCAAGCAGGCCGAGGCCTACCGTGCGGTGTCGCTGCTGCTGCGCCGTCCGCCCGGTCGCGAGGCCTACCCCGGTGACGTGTTCTACCTGCACAGCCGCCTCCTCGAGCGCTGCGCCAAGCTCTCCGACGCGATGGGCGCCGGCTCGATGACCGGACTGCCGATCATCGAGACCAAGGCCAACGACGTCTCGGCCTACATCCCGACCAACGTCATCTCGATCACCGACGGTCAGATCTTCCTGCAGTCCGACCTGTTCGCGGCCAACCAGCGCCCGGCCATCGACGTCGGGGTCTCGGTCTCGCGCGTGGGCGGTGCCGCCATGACCAAGGCGATGAAGTCGGTCACCGGTTCGCTCAAGGTCGACCTCGCGCAGTTCCGCGCGATGGAGGCGTTCGCGATGTTCGCCTCCGACCTCGACGCCGCCTCGCGTCAGCAGCTCGACCGTGGCCAGCGCCTGATGGCGCTGCTCAAGCAGCCGCAGTACTCGCCGTACCCCCTGGCGCAGATGACCGCGTCGCTGTGGCTCGGCACCTCCGGCAAGCTCGACAAGGTGCCGACCGACGACGTGCTGCGCTTCGAGCAGGAGTTCCTCGACTTCCTGAAGCGCTCGCACGAAGGCGTGCTCGACACGATCACGGAGTCGAAGAAGTTCGAGGAGGGCACGGAGAAGGACCTCGAGTCCGCCTACGACGAGTTCCTCGACCAGTTCGAGACCTCCGAGGGCCACTCGATCAAGGTCGGCACCGAGGCCAAGGTCGACCCGGTCGAGGACGACGAGCTCGAGCAGGAGCAGATCGTCAAGCAGAAGAAGGGCTGA
- the atpD gene encoding F0F1 ATP synthase subunit beta: MRDMTATAEETTESTQSTGGRIARVIGPVVDIEFPVDSMPEMYNLLETQLTILGETRTLSLEVAQHIGDGMVRAISLQPTDGLVRGAQVSDTGGPITVPVGDATLGHVFNTLGECLNLEEGEKLEVKERWGIHRKAPAFDQLESKTQMFETGIKVIDLLTPYVQGGKIGLFGGAGVGKTVLIQEMIARVARDHGGVSVFAGVGERTREGNDLIVEMEEAGVIGQTALVFGQMDEPPGTRLRVALSALTMAEYFRDVQSQDVLLFIDNIFRFTQAGSEVSTLLGRMPSAVGYQPNLADEMGTLQERITSTRGHSITSLQAIYVPADDYTDPAPATTFAHLDATTELSREIASLGIYPAVDPLTSTSRILDAQYIGKDHYDCAIRIKQILQRNKELQDIIAILGVDELSEEDKIIVSRARRIQRFLSQNTYVAKQFTGLEGSTVPVTETVEAFNKIADGEYDHVAEQAFFMCGGLDDVEKKWDEIQKSL; encoded by the coding sequence TTGAGAGACATGACTGCCACGGCTGAAGAGACCACCGAGAGCACCCAGAGCACGGGTGGCCGGATCGCCCGCGTGATCGGGCCGGTCGTCGACATCGAGTTCCCCGTGGACTCGATGCCCGAGATGTACAACCTGCTCGAGACTCAGTTGACCATCCTCGGTGAGACCCGGACGCTCTCGCTCGAGGTGGCCCAGCACATCGGTGACGGCATGGTCCGCGCGATCTCGCTCCAGCCCACCGACGGACTGGTCCGCGGTGCGCAGGTCAGCGACACCGGCGGCCCGATCACGGTGCCGGTCGGGGACGCCACCCTCGGACACGTCTTCAACACCCTCGGCGAGTGCCTCAACCTCGAGGAGGGTGAGAAGCTCGAGGTCAAGGAGCGCTGGGGGATCCACCGCAAGGCCCCTGCCTTCGACCAGCTGGAGTCGAAGACCCAGATGTTCGAGACCGGGATCAAGGTCATCGACCTGCTTACGCCGTACGTCCAGGGCGGCAAGATCGGCCTGTTCGGCGGTGCCGGCGTGGGCAAGACGGTGCTGATCCAGGAGATGATCGCCCGGGTCGCGCGCGACCACGGCGGTGTGTCGGTGTTCGCCGGAGTCGGCGAGCGCACCCGTGAGGGCAACGACCTGATCGTGGAGATGGAGGAGGCCGGCGTCATCGGCCAGACCGCCCTCGTGTTCGGCCAGATGGACGAGCCGCCCGGCACCCGGCTGCGGGTCGCCCTGTCGGCGCTGACCATGGCGGAGTACTTCCGCGACGTGCAGAGCCAGGACGTGCTGCTCTTCATCGACAACATCTTCCGGTTCACCCAGGCCGGGTCCGAGGTCTCGACCCTGCTCGGGCGGATGCCGTCCGCGGTGGGCTACCAGCCCAACCTGGCCGACGAGATGGGCACGCTCCAGGAGCGGATCACCTCGACCCGCGGTCACTCGATCACCTCGCTCCAGGCGATCTACGTGCCGGCCGACGACTACACCGACCCGGCGCCCGCGACCACCTTCGCCCACCTGGACGCGACCACGGAGCTGTCGCGTGAGATCGCCTCGCTCGGCATCTACCCCGCCGTGGACCCGCTGACCTCGACGTCGCGGATCCTGGACGCCCAGTACATCGGCAAGGACCACTACGACTGCGCGATCCGGATCAAGCAGATCCTCCAGCGCAACAAGGAGCTCCAGGACATCATCGCGATCCTCGGCGTCGACGAGCTGTCGGAGGAGGACAAGATCATCGTGTCCCGGGCCCGCCGGATCCAGCGGTTCCTGTCTCAGAACACCTACGTGGCCAAGCAGTTCACGGGCCTCGAGGGCTCGACGGTTCCGGTCACCGAGACCGTCGAGGCGTTCAACAAGATCGCCGACGGCGAGTACGACCACGTCGCCGAGCAGGCCTTCTTCATGTGCGGCGGTCTGGACGACGTCGAGAAGAAGTGGGACGAGATCCAAAAGAGCCTGTGA
- a CDS encoding F0F1 ATP synthase subunit delta: MDLRGASAEALTDLTGRLDDAIGGVRQAADLADELFTVSRLFRTEAALRRFATDASLPAEAKQGMVQQVFKDRLDERTLDLLTEAAGRRWTLSRDLPDVLERLSEIAVVRSAGAKAGQVSDEVFQLARIIDGDPALRDALSDPGRSVDDKAALLDSLLGDVALPATVTLAKQALSGTYRTMTAALATYRVVAAESQGEAVATVRVARALSAADQRRLGEILNQQYDTTVRLNVIIDPDVIGGIRVEIGDQVIDGTISGRLDDARRRLAG; this comes from the coding sequence ATGGATCTGCGCGGAGCCTCGGCCGAGGCCCTGACCGACCTCACCGGGCGGCTGGACGACGCGATCGGTGGGGTGCGCCAGGCGGCGGACCTCGCCGACGAGCTGTTCACCGTCAGCCGGCTGTTCCGGACCGAGGCTGCCCTGCGTCGCTTCGCCACGGACGCCTCGCTGCCGGCGGAGGCCAAGCAGGGCATGGTCCAGCAGGTCTTCAAGGACCGCCTCGACGAGCGCACCCTCGACCTCCTGACCGAGGCCGCAGGCCGTCGGTGGACGCTCTCGCGCGACCTGCCCGACGTGCTCGAGCGGCTCAGCGAGATCGCCGTGGTCCGCTCGGCGGGCGCCAAGGCGGGCCAGGTGTCCGACGAGGTGTTCCAGCTGGCCCGGATCATCGACGGTGACCCGGCGCTGCGCGACGCCCTGTCCGACCCGGGCCGGTCGGTGGACGACAAGGCCGCGCTGCTCGACTCGCTGCTCGGCGACGTCGCGCTGCCGGCCACGGTGACGCTCGCCAAGCAGGCGCTCTCGGGCACCTACCGCACGATGACCGCCGCGCTGGCGACCTATCGCGTGGTGGCCGCGGAGTCCCAGGGCGAGGCCGTGGCCACGGTCCGCGTCGCCCGGGCGTTGTCGGCTGCCGACCAGCGGCGGCTCGGCGAGATCCTCAACCAGCAGTACGACACCACGGTGCGCCTCAACGTCATCATCGACCCGGACGTCATCGGCGGCATCCGCGTCGAGATCGGCGACCAGGTCATCGACGGCACCATCTCTGGCCGCCTGGACGACGCCCGTCGTCGCCTGGCCGGCTGA